In one Terriglobia bacterium genomic region, the following are encoded:
- the tnpB gene encoding IS66 family insertion sequence element accessory protein TnpB (TnpB, as the term is used for proteins encoded by IS66 family insertion elements, is considered an accessory protein, since TnpC, encoded by a neighboring gene, is a DDE family transposase.) — protein MFVEWSPRRILAYCEPVDMRKSFRGLVGLVQGLLQEDPLSGCLYVFFNRRGNYVKLVTWDRTGYCLFAKQLERGRFHLPSGEAKQEISEQAFRLILDGIILGKRRAMR, from the coding sequence GTGTTCGTCGAGTGGTCGCCGCGGCGGATCCTCGCGTACTGCGAGCCGGTGGACATGAGGAAGTCGTTCCGAGGCCTGGTGGGCCTGGTCCAGGGCCTGCTGCAGGAGGATCCGCTGTCGGGTTGCCTGTACGTCTTCTTCAACCGTCGAGGCAATTACGTCAAGCTCGTGACGTGGGACCGCACCGGATACTGCCTGTTCGCGAAGCAGCTCGAGCGAGGTCGATTCCATCTCCCGTCGGGCGAAGCGAAGCAGGAGATCAGTGAGCAAGCATTTCGTTTGATTCTCGACGGAATAATTCTTGGTAAACGGCGCGCGATGCGATAG
- a CDS encoding IS66 family transposase: MTFDEQAATLKRKDVVALLASHQELVARNGELTRQLEWFKRQLFGVKSERRPLDPEGRQLALGEWTQVAAGPGTEITVAEHRRRSRAVRSEEPASEEPLRFDESVPVEEIRLPHPPLDDEHEIVSEKTTFRLAQRPASYVVLKYIRPVVKRKADGTLTCPPAPPSVLGKSVADVSWLACMAIDKFVYHLPLYRQHQRLAAAGVHLARSTLTGLIHRTGDLLEPIHEAQLESVLESKGLAMDETPIRAGLKSRGKMKTGYFWPIYGDRSEVVFPFSESRSGAILKELLGSYHGVLLTDGYIAYERFVVKANEIVHAQCWSHTRRQFLEAEDVEPELTDTALTYIRSLYEEEARLKPRLLDDEKRLELRAVHCKPIVDEFFEWLKTVLETRILLPRNPFAEAAGYALAREGPLRVFLEYPDVPIDTNHLEREIRPIALGRKNWMFCWTEIGAKYVGVFQSLLVTCRLQGVDPYTYLVDVLQRVERHPASDVARLTPRLWKEHFAADPLRSAIDRQVKNADS; encoded by the coding sequence ATGACATTCGACGAGCAAGCAGCGACACTGAAACGTAAAGACGTCGTCGCATTGCTCGCATCGCACCAAGAGCTCGTGGCCCGCAACGGGGAGTTGACGCGGCAGCTCGAGTGGTTCAAACGCCAGCTGTTCGGAGTGAAATCCGAGCGACGGCCGCTCGATCCCGAGGGACGCCAGCTCGCGCTCGGTGAATGGACCCAGGTCGCGGCAGGGCCGGGGACCGAGATCACGGTCGCCGAGCACCGTCGTCGCAGCCGGGCCGTCCGGAGCGAAGAGCCGGCCAGCGAAGAGCCCTTGCGCTTCGACGAGTCGGTCCCCGTCGAGGAGATCCGGCTCCCGCATCCTCCGCTCGACGACGAGCACGAGATCGTCAGCGAGAAGACGACGTTCCGCCTGGCCCAGCGGCCGGCCTCCTACGTCGTGCTGAAGTACATCCGGCCGGTCGTCAAGCGCAAGGCCGACGGCACGCTGACCTGCCCGCCGGCGCCGCCCTCCGTGCTCGGCAAGAGTGTGGCCGACGTGAGCTGGCTCGCTTGCATGGCGATTGACAAGTTCGTGTACCACCTGCCGCTGTATCGACAGCACCAGCGCCTGGCGGCGGCTGGGGTCCACCTGGCGCGGTCCACGCTGACGGGCCTGATCCATCGGACCGGCGACCTGCTGGAGCCGATCCACGAGGCGCAGCTCGAGTCGGTGTTGGAAAGTAAGGGCCTGGCCATGGACGAAACACCGATCCGGGCGGGGCTGAAGAGCCGGGGCAAGATGAAGACCGGCTACTTCTGGCCGATCTACGGCGACCGTAGCGAGGTCGTCTTCCCGTTCTCCGAGTCGCGGTCGGGCGCGATCCTGAAGGAGCTGCTGGGAAGCTACCATGGGGTCTTGCTCACGGACGGCTATATCGCCTACGAGCGTTTCGTCGTGAAGGCCAACGAGATCGTTCACGCGCAGTGCTGGTCGCACACGCGCCGGCAGTTCCTGGAGGCAGAAGACGTCGAGCCGGAGCTGACAGACACGGCCCTGACGTACATCCGGAGCCTGTACGAAGAGGAGGCCCGGCTGAAACCGCGGCTGCTCGACGACGAGAAGCGGCTCGAGCTGCGGGCGGTGCACTGCAAGCCGATCGTGGACGAGTTCTTCGAGTGGCTAAAGACGGTGCTCGAGACACGGATCCTGCTGCCGCGGAATCCGTTCGCGGAGGCGGCCGGGTACGCCCTCGCCCGGGAGGGGCCACTTCGGGTGTTCCTCGAGTACCCCGACGTCCCAATCGACACGAATCACCTCGAACGGGAGATCCGACCCATCGCCCTCGGGAGAAAGAATTGGATGTTCTGCTGGACCGAGATCGGGGCGAAGTACGTCGGGGTCTTCCAGAGTCTGCTCGTGACCTGCCGGCTGCAGGGCGTCGATCCGTACACCTACCTGGTGGACGTGCTCCAGCGTGTTGAGCGTCATCCGGCGAGCGATGTCGCCAGACTGACGCCGCGCTTGTGGAAGGAGCACTTCGCTGCCGACCCCCTACGATCCGCGATCGACCGCCAAGTCAAGAACGCCGATTCCTGA